The Candidozyma auris chromosome 1, complete sequence genome includes a region encoding these proteins:
- the SAM2 gene encoding methionine adenosyltransferase, which translates to MSEKFLFTSESVGEGHPDKICDQVSDAILDACLAVDPLSKVACETAAKTGLIMVFGEITTKAQLDYQKIIRDTIKHIGYDNSEKGFDYKTCNVLVAIEQQSPDIAQGLHYEKALEELGAGDQGIMFGYATDETPEKLPLTVLLSHKLNKALADARRSGELAWLRPDTKTQVTVEYEKDGGAVKPLRVDTVVISTQHAEEITTEDLRTEILEKVVKRTIPAHLLDDKTVYHIQPSGRFVIGGPQGDAGLTGRKIIVDTYGGWGAHGGGAFSGKDFSKVDRSAAYAARWVAKSLVNAGLARRALVQFSYAIGVAEPLSIHVDTYGTSKYSSEQLVDIINKNFDLRPGVIVKELDLARPIYFNTASYGHFTNQSNPWEQPKELKY; encoded by the coding sequence atgtcCGAAAAGTTCCTCTTTACCTCTGAATCCGTCGGCGAGGGCCACCCCGACAAGATCTGCGACCAGGTGAGTGACGCTATCTTGGATGCTTGTCTTGCCGTAGACCCACTTTCCAAGGTCGCCTGTGAAACCGCTGCCAAAACCGGTTTGATCATGGTGTTCGGTGAGATCACCACCAAGGCCCAGTTGGACTACCAAAAGATCATCAGAGACACCATCAAGCACATTGGCTACGACAACTCGGAAAAGGGTTTCGACTACAAGACCTGTAACGTGCTTGTGGCCATTGAGCAGCAGTCGCCAGATATCGCCCAGGGTTTGCACTACGAAAAGGCTCTTGAGGAGTTGGGTGCCGGTGATCAGGGTATCATGTTCGGATATGCCACGGACGAGACCCCCGAGAAGTTGCCATTGACGGTTCTCTTGTCTCacaagttgaacaaggcGCTTGCTGACGCCAGAAGATCTGGCGAGCTCGCCTGGTTGAGACCAGACACCAAGACCCAGGTCACTGTCGAGTACGAGAAGGACGGCGGTGCTGTCAAGCCATTGAGAGTGGACACCGTGGTCATCTCCACCCAGCACGCTGAGGAGATCACCACCGAGGACTTGAGAACGGAaattttggagaaggtcGTCAAGAGAACCATCCCTGCTCACTTGTTGGACGACAAGACCGTGTACCACATCCAGCCTTCGGGCAGATTCGTCATTGGTGGTCCTCAGGGTGACGCTGGTTTGACTGGTCGTAAGATCATTGTCGACACCTACGGTGGTTGGGGTGCCcacggtggtggtgctttcTCCGGTAAGGATTTCTCCAAGGTGGACCGTTCGGCGGCTTACGCTGCTCGTTGGGTCGCCAAGTCCTTGGTGAACGCCGGCTTGGCCAGAAGAGCTCTTGTCCAGTTCTCCTACGCCATTGGTGTTGCTGAGCCATTGTCCATTCACGTGGACACCTATGGCACCTCCAAGTATTCCTCGGAGCAGTTGGtggacatcatcaacaagaactttgACTTGAGACCTGGTGTCATtgtgaaggagttggacTTGGCCAGACCAATCTACTTCAACACCGCCTCCTACGGTCACTTCACCAACCAGTCCAACCCTTGGGAACAGCCAAAGGAGTTGAAGTACTGA
- the DAD4 gene encoding Dad4p — protein MSSNEMVNPHEQQQSALLARIINSTKALNDSVHDMNLFLHKINSDNKNVEIVAQMWENYSQNAEYNLEATGQKRKPL, from the coding sequence atgagctcaaaTGAGATGGTCAACCCGCacgagcagcagcagctggcgcttcttgcaagaatcatcaacagcaccaaAGCCCTCAACGACTCCGTCCATGATATGAACTTGTTTTTGCATAAGATTAATAGCGACAATAAGAATGTCGAGATTGTTGCGCAGATGTGGGAGAATTACTCTCAGAACGCTGAGTACAACTTAGAAGCCACTGgccaaaagagaaagccGTTGTAG
- the FGR32 gene encoding Fgr32p, giving the protein MAPPKKDAFADLFSSAAGSGSNSSLNNSMNKLSLQEQLQSKKPPSCSSPFNDWDVLSGNSTPIGKPVHVANQVSDPFAAFESRKTENTSKSSAIDDDLLFGLGGGNQPSKAAQPPTAPQPQKASVGNLLDDDFTDAFTPQPEPEPLRKTEPEPQPKRPISRESATSPAQRSDSGRDSVLAGLVDIGFSVDASNKAIDQVGPDLQGCVNFIMRSNESTPSNKRVQSPRYPPRPSASQQGSQSQSDFSNTLQDLSTDMFKKASWFLAKSKETVSKNIEQFQNSRDRTGQKQMPAWMRQQSEYKERASERKKDGTSYEDYGSDAENIDEEEIQRIMRLQKQCEKERHRQRLEKLKEGFSGSKSKDGSSSPQPPMPRRPSSTSTSRSQRQDPPAEPRPVSQPAQPSQPEPQFQPEAKKHSQPQPEEDLLGLGDTPSQRFEASQSKDVAYTSPARRRPAKSSSKPRNTTSEALNAFQQSDYETFKQKGTESFTNGNYDDAFNAYNKCLESLPQKHELRIVIMSNLAITNIKLGNYKLAKQQCDDGIALVGDNFNDEDWTLNDKSIKYWYIKLLTRKAESLEMLENFTDSLECYIELVSKHGVTEKKIMDAKRRVNNIINPPKPVSKKPARSTSSTPVSDSNAQVQKIRKQNLEEKRQEELKLKLHDQVHEKVQAWSSGKEDNLRNLLMSLSDVLPQRLGFPFVNEKKITINDLMLTKKVKINYMKVISAIHPDKLGKFELEDQMICQAVFIILNKAWDTFKEQNNIA; this is encoded by the coding sequence ATGGCTCCGCCTAAAAAAGATGCATTTGCTGACTTGTTTCTGTCTGCAGCAGGCTCAGGACTGAACTCCTCCCTAAACAACAGCATGAACAAGCTTTCCTTGCAGGAGCAGTTGCAACTGAAGAAGCCACCTTCATGCCTGAGTCCATTCAACGACTGGGACGTTTTATCGGGAAACAGCACTCCAATTGGAAAACCGGTGCACGTAGCAAATCAAGTTCTGGACCCGTTTGCCGCATTTGAATCGAGAAAAACTGAAAATACCTCCAAGAGCAGtgccattgatgatgatctACTCTTTGGCTTGGGAGGAGGAAATCAACCGTCCAAAGCAGCACAGCCTCCTACGGCGCCTCAGcctcaaaaagcttcgGTTGGAAACTTATTAGATGACGATTTCACAGATGCATTCACGCCACAACCAGAGCCGGAGCCATTGCGGAAAACAGAACCTGAACCTCAACCAAAAAGGCCCATTTCAAGAGAGTCAGCGACGAGCCCTGCACAGCGACTGGACAGCGGTCGAGACTCTGTTCTTGCGGGACTTGTAGACATTGGGTTCTCTGTGGATGCGTCGAATAAAGCAATTGACCAAGTGGGCCCTGATCTCCAGGGCTGTGTTAACTTCATCATGAGAAGCAATGAGCTGACTCCTTCGAATAAAAGAGTTCAGTCTCCACGCTACCCTCCAAGACCATCGGCAAGTCAGCAAGGCTCGCAGAGCCAGTCAGACTTTAGCAATACATTGCAGGACCTCTCCACTGACATGTTCAAGAAGGCCTCGTGGTTTCTCGCCAAATCTAAGGAAACTGTTTCAAAGAACATTGAACAATTCCAGAACTCTCGAGACAGAACTGGCCAGAAACAAATGCCTGCGTGGATGAGGCAGCAGAGTGAGTATAAAGAGAGAGCACTGGAACGGAAGAAGGACGGCACTTCGTATGAAGATTACGGCTCCGATGCTGAGAATATagatgaggaggagatTCAGCGAATTATGAGGCTACAGAAGCAGTGTGAGAAGGAAAGACATAGACAAAGGctcgagaaattgaaggaagGCTTCTCAGGAAGCAAAAGCAAAGATGGTAGTCTGTCGCCACAACCTCCCATGCCTCGCAGACCTTCTCTGACCTCTACATCGAGATCACAGCGCCAGGATCCTCCAGCTGAGCCAAGGCCAGTCTCTCAACCTGCTCAACCTTCGCAACCTGAACCTCAATTTCAACCTGAAGCTAAGAAACATTCTCAGCCGCAACCTGAGGAAGACTTGCTAGGCCTCGGCGACACTCCCAGCCAAAGATTTGAAGCATCACAAAGCAAAGATGTCGCTTACACTTCGCCAGCGAGAAGACGGCCAGCGAAGAGTTCGTCGAAGCCTCGCAATACTACATCAGAGGCACTCAACGCATTTCAGCAATCTGACTATGAGACTTTCAAGCAGAAGGGCACTGAATCGTTCACCAATGGAAACTACGATGATGCGTTTAACGCATACAACAAATGTCTTGAGAGTTTACCACAAAAGCACGAACTCCGCATTGTCATTATGTCGAACTTGGCTATCACAAATATAAAGCTCGGGAATTACAAGTTGGCAAAGCAGCAGTGTGATGACGGCATTGCGCTTGTGGGAGATAATTTCAACGACGAAGATTGGACATTGAACGACAAGAGTATCAAGTACTGGTacatcaagttgttgacgCGGAAAGCAGAAAGTCTCGAAATGCTTGAAAACTTCACGGACTCCCTTGAATGCTACATCGAGCTTGTATCAAAACACGGAgtgacagagaagaaaataaTGGACGCCAAAAGGAGAGTCAACAACATAATCAATCCTCCTAAGCCTGTTTCTAAGAAGCCGGCACGTCTGACATCAAGCACCCCTGTGTCCGACAGCAATGCTCAGGTGCAAAAAATAAGGAAGCAGAATCTAGAGgagaagagacaagagGAGTTGAAACTCAAATTGCATGATCAGGTTCACGAAAAAGTTCAGGCTTGGAGCAGTGGCAAGGAAGATAACTTGAGGAACCTTCTTATGTCGCTCAGTGATGTCTTGCCCCAAAGGCTCGGGTTTCCATTTGTGAacgagaaaaaaatcaccatcaacgATCTTATGCtcaccaagaaggtcaaAATTAACTACATGAAGGTCATCAGTGCCATTCATCCAGACAAATTGGGCAAGTTCGAGTTGGAAGATCAGATGATATGTCAAGCAGTGTTCATCATTTTAAATAAGGCGTGGGACACATTTAAGGAGCAAAACAACATAGCATAA
- the GAP6 gene encoding Gap6p, producing MSKASSNDNLSYISQDFGTTRLSSPEPAAVHVSKWQHFVDSFKPAEADHSSSENESLDSLEKAVQKTAKSNLKSSINPVSQAFIALGGCVGSGLLVVSGQALNAGGPAGILIGWAIVSSFLYCVMQALAELSSTFPVSGAFAVYATRFVDPSFGFAAGWNYAMFWVVVLPLELVAASLAIEFWNSSINTVVWVAIFYVLILGLNLFGTAGFAMTELVASILKLIGVVGFDILAIVLICGGGDAGYIGAKYWHNPGAFSHGFKGVISVLVTATYSLAGTELVALTAAESSTNPRIALPSAIKMVFYRIIIFYMFTLTLIAFLVPYNDDRLTASSTAFASPFVIAIQTGGITALPSIFNVVVIISLLSIGNSAVYGFSRTILSLAEQGLAPSIFTYVDRNGRPLVGFLTSAIVGLMAFVAASPKQGEVFAWLVALSALSTLFTWASCTLGHVRFRAAMKRQGRPLSELPYLSKTGVWGSVYATVCLTVILCLQFWVSLFPLGADPDPVVFFKNYLGAVIVGVFYIGHKLYYGICKKKWRFVVPLDTMDIDTGRKETDFDKLQQELLEERAALRAKPWYKRVYHFLF from the coding sequence atgTCTAAAGCGTCCAGCAACGACAACCTTTCATATATATCGCAAGATTTCGGCACCACCAGGCTCTCGTCGCCCGAGCCGGCGGCTGTGCATGTTTCCAAATGGCAGCATTTTGTTGATTCCTTCAAACCTGCTGAAGCAGACCACTCGTCGCTGGAAAACGAGTCGCTTGATCTGCTCGAGAAAGCCGTCCAGAAAACCGCCAAATCCAACTTGAAGTCGTCGATCAACCCAGTTTCTCAGGCTTTCATTGCCCTTGGTGGATGTGTGGGCTCGGGTCTTTTAGTCGTTTCTGGCCAGGCGCTTAACGCTGGTGGGCCTGCTGGTATTCTCATTGGCTGGGCCATCgtgtcttcttttctttacTGTGTGATGCAGGCGTTGGCAGAGCTTTCTTCGACGTTCCCGGTGTCGGGCGCTTTTGCTGTTTACGCCACTCGTTTTGTGGACCCTTCGTTTGGTTTTGCTGCTGGCTGGAACTACGCCATGTTCTGGGTGGTGGTTTTACCCTTGGAGCTTGTGGCTGCATCGCTTGCCATCGAGTTCTGGAATTCCAGCATCAACACCGTGGTTTGGGTGGCCATTTTCTATGTGCTCATTTTGGGACTCAACCTTTTCGGAACCGCTGGTTTTGCCATGACTGAATTGGTCGCCTCGATCCTCAAATTGattggtgttgttggttTTGACATTTTGGCTATTGTATTGATTTGCGGTGGTGGTGACGCCGGCTACATTGGTGCTAAGTATTGGCACAACCCTGGTGCTTTTAGCCACGGCTTTAAAGGTGTCATTTCCGTCCTTGTCACCGCCACTTACTCTCTTGCTGGAACCGAGTTGGTGGCTCTTACGGCTGCTGAATCCAGCACAAACCCAAGAATTGCCCTCCCGTCTGCCATTAAAATGGTCTTTTACAGAATCATCATCTTTTACATGTTCACCTTGACGCTTATTGCGTTTTTGGTGCCATACAATGACGACAGATTAACGGCCAGCTCGACCGCTTTCGCATCTCCTTTCGTTATTGCCATCCAGACCGGAGGCATCACGGCTCTTCCTTCCATTTTCAATGTGGTTGTGATCATTTCGCTTCTTTCCATCGGCAACTCCGCCGTCTACGGATTCTCTCGTACCATTCTTTCCTTGGCTGAGCAAGGTTTGGCCCCAAGCATTTTCACTTATGTCGACAGAAACGGCAGACCGCTTGTTGGCTTCCTCACTTCTGCCATTGTTGGTTTGATGGCTTTTGTGGCTGCTTCTCCCAAACAAGGTGAGGTGTTTGCCTGGTTGGTGGCTCTTTCTGCTCTTTCCACGCTTTTCACCTGGGCCTCTTGTACCTTGGGTCATGTACGTTTTAGAGCTGCCATGAAGCGCCAGGGCAGACCTCTCTCAGAGTTACCATACTTGTCCAAGACTGGTGTTTGGGGCTCTGTCTATGCCACTGTCTGCTTGACTGTGATCTTGTGTCTCCAGTTCTGGGTCTCCTTGTTCCCCTTGGGCGCTGATCCAGATCCAGTGgtgtttttcaaaaactaCTTGGGTGCTGTTATTGTGGGTGTCTTCTACATTGGCCACAAATTATACTACGGtatttgcaagaagaagtggcgCTTCGTTGTGCCCTTGGATACCATGGACATTGACACGGGACGTAAGGAAACAGACTTTGATAAGCTTCAGCAAGAACTTTTGGAGGAGAGAGCTGCCCTCAGAGCCAAGCCATGGTATAAACGAGTATACCACTTTTTATTCTAA
- a CDS encoding phosphatase PAP2 family protein → MSKIHPDWLTVAVLLAVFFLWLEPAEPFYRQFVLSDHRLQHPFAEHERVTDNQLYFLSAIVPTAIIAFFQYGFSKDTVVSQRTLLGLWVSLTVNGCLTDILKNWIGNPRPDFLDRCGAAKGTPIDQLVTVSVCTMPRGASAIVDGMKSTPSGHSSIGFSGLFYLSLWAWQWARVQKKEIRFASLLVVAAPALLATYIALSRVQDYRHHFFDVFFGSALGITAATLSWYKYSKLHVA, encoded by the coding sequence ATGTCCAAAATACACCCGGACTGGCTCACGGTGGCGGTGCTTCTTGCGGTGTTCTTTCTCTGGCTCGAGCCCGCTGAGCCCTTCTACCGCCAGTTTGTTCTCTCAGATCATCGGCTCCAGCACCCTTTTGCTGAACATGAGAGAGTTACCGATAACCAGCTTTACTTCCTTTCGGCGATAGTGCCCACGGCGATCATTGCGTTTTTCCAGTACGGGTTTTCAAAAGACACGGTTGTTTCCCAGCGTACGCTTTTGGGGCTCTGGGTTTCCTTGACAGTCAATGGCTGTCTTACCGATATTCTCAAGAACTGGATTGGTAACCCACGCCCAGACTTTCTCGACCGCTGTGGTGCTGCTAAGGGCACTCCAATTGACCAGCTTGTCACGGTCAGCGTGTGCACGATGCCTCGAGGCGCCCTGGCCATTGTGGACGGGATGAAGCTGACGCCGCTGGGCCACTCGTCGATCGGGTTCTCGGGGCTCTTTTACTTGCTGCTCTGGGCATGGCAGTGGGCTAGGGTacagaagaaggagattcGCTTTGCCtcgttgttggtggtggcGGCTCCGGCGTTGTTGGCCACGTACATTGCCTTGAGCAGGGTCCAGGACTATAGACAccatttctttgatgtGTTCTTTGGGCTGGCCTTGGGGATCACTGCTGCTACGCTATCGTGGTATAAGTACTCAAAGCTCCACGTTGCTTAG
- the LEU3 gene encoding leucine-responsive transcriptional regulator LEU3, producing MDHKSSLDRLAQIANISHELAELNRQIKEEKSPDYHMNGASSASGRSRSPEAARASGDHTLKPKRLACTSCRQQKSKCDAQVRDPLPCTRCEKKGLQCVVKADFKRTEKRARLASIEKEFAELKKTFTSQMPPEMMPSASSASPQVNASQTGQSLYQNKTPAPAIPPAPMTSSVYSGLPSAQITPPLQPTSSRFPKQSFLNINPSEKPSEAHHFVVPQSALICEEKSLGSVTLSPQDIAQLYLHYVKCYHPTLPVVEIARGPERIYRLCPALFWVIMFVASRRRDDGGSLLLTLSPLVKDILSEITISPINRYHPTEEDEPIMNACSVYSVQAFVLYSIWPPLTSSLSSDSSWNTIGVALFQSIRIGLHSSGQVLDQAQSEEISPQQYAMAQEQMKTWIVCNIVSQNIATVFGYPAFVQFDSLRPQYVDLPVATRHLMEIAHFEDQVARSLTSNTRADYGANVNERLSLIKVLLRQLDQLELKLTQDNVPDNGYRKIKYIVARVHLLTHYFLDATNIPPFELSKGLVRLYNAAISLIECVKTLISIEKEFVKYMPVVSILNIWQASFIIVKLAHSPLKSVLDVEQGKQTYMSAITIVAKASILKHDVAYRASGIMRNMWPLFKTLDEKQMTTLSIKTRSRNAASLFFDCLSLLRDQVGMAQLSMRTDVRDNADDDNDDEVNSFGEDDEDDHALSSGDEESPETQRRHSKTPSQKSTPGSSSSGRKRRRSLSNVGDAESKARKIIRTIPLDPQPIAASKRSSIFKVVNTSAETSPSVKNEEPNSRSSNSPGYLRNVAMANNGHNPATPQVAGNGHKPKISKEASDIFLSFDESPSQGVGNLDVFDVNSDLLWKDVDSLMNDFGFHT from the coding sequence ATGGATCACAAGTCCTCGTTGGATCGCTTGGCACAAATCGCCAACATCTCTCACGAACTCGCCGAGCTCAACCGCCagatcaaagaagagaaatctCCAGATTACCATATGAATGGTGCTTCCTCAGCCAGTGGCAGATCAAGGTCCCCAGAAGCAGCGAGAGCTTCAGGAGACCATACACTCAAGCCGAAAAGACTAGCTTGTACCTCGTGTCGCCAGCAGAAACTGAAGTGTGATGCCCAGGTCAGAGATCCTCTTCCGTGCACTCGATGTGAGAAGAAAGGTCTACAATGTGTGGTGAAAGcagacttcaagagaacGGAGAAAAGGGCACGTTTGGCGCTGATAGAAAAGGAGTTCgcagagttgaagaaaacattTACCAGTCAAATGCCGCCAGAAATGATGCCTTCGGCAtcttcagcttctccacaagTAAACGCTTCTCAGACTGGGCAGCTGCTATATCAGAACAAGACGCCGGCTCCTGCTATTCCTCCAGCGCCGATGACCTCAAGTGTCTATTCTGGTTTGCCCTCAGCTCAAATCACGCCTCCTCTCCAGCCCACGCTGTCAAGATTTCCCAAGCAGCTGTTTTTGAATATCAACCCTTCAGAGAAACCGTCCGAGGCACACCACTTCGTGGTGCCGCAACTGGCACTCATTTGTGAAGAAAAGTCGCTTGGTTCAGTAACTCTACTGCCTCAAGACATTGCACAGTTGTATTTGCATTACGTCAAATGCTATCATCCTACACTCCCCGTGGTAGAAATAGCCAGAGGACCAGAACGTATCTATAGACTCTGCCCTGCCCTCTTTTGGGTGATTATGTTTGTGGCACTGCGGAGAAGAGATGACGGCGgcagtcttcttcttacaTTGCTGCCCTTGGTAAAAGACATCCTTTCAGAAATCACCATCTCCCCTATAAACAGGTATCACCCAACCGAGGAGGACGAACCCATCATGAATGCGTGCTCTGTCTATTCCGTCCAGGCATTTGTGTTATACTCGATTTGGCCGCCTTTGACGTCGTCTCTTAGCTCAGACTCCTCATGGAACACTATTGGTGTAGCTTTGTTTCAGAGCATCCGCATAGGACTCCATTCTTCAGGTCAGGTTTTAGACCAGGCTCAGAGTGAAGAAATCTCGCCCCAGCAGTATGCCATGGCTCAAGAACAAATGAAAACATGGATTGTGTGTAATATTGTGTCGCAGAATATCGCCACAGTGTTTGGGTACCCTGCCTTTGTCCAATTCGACTCATTGCGCCCACAATATGTTGATTTGCCAGTTGCCACGCGGCATTTGATGGAGATTGCCCACTTTGAGGACCAGGTGGCTCGGTCCTTGACATCTAACACCAGAGCTGATTATGGTGCCAACGTTAACGAACGTCTCTCTCTTATCAAAGTGCTTCTACGCCagcttgatcaacttgaactcAAGCTCACTCAAGACAACGTTCCAGATAATGGCTACAGAAAGATCAAATACATCGTTGCTAGAGTGCATCTCCTCACACATTACTTTCTCGATGCCACAAATATCCCACCTTTTGAGCTTTCCAAAGGGCTCGTCAGGCTTTACAACGCCGCGATCTCTCTCATTGAGTGCGTGAAGACACTCATATCTATTGAAAAGGAGTTCGTCAAGTACATGCCTGTGGTGTCGATTCTAAATATCTGGCAAGCGTctttcatcattgtcaAGCTCGCCCACTCTCCCCTTAAGTCGGTCCTTGATGTGGAACAAGGCAAGCAAACATACATGAGCGCTATCACCATAGTTGCCAAGGCATCTATTTTGAAGCATGATGTGGCCTACAGAGCCAGCGGAATAATGAGAAATATGTGGCCGCTTTTCAAGACCCTAGATGAGAAGCAGATGACGACACTTTCGATCAAAACAAGGTCACGCAATGCTGCGTCGTTATTCTTCGACTGTTTGTCCCTTCTTCGCGATCAAGTCGGTATGGCTCAGCTAAGTATGCGAACAGATGTCAGAGATAATGCGGATGATGATAATGACGATGAGGTCAattcttttggtgaagacgatgaagatgatcacGCACTATCCTCTGGGGATGAAGAATCGCCAGAAACACAAAGAAGGCACAGCAAAACACCTAGCCAAAAGTCGACGCCCGGAAGCAGTAGCTCCGGTAGAAAGCGCCGGCGGTCTCTTTCCAACGTGGGTGATGCAGAAAGCAAGGCGAGAAAGATCATACGAACAATTCCCTTGGACCCGCAGCCTATTGCTGCgtcaaagagaagctcCATATTCAAAGTGGTGAATACCAGCGCGGAAACCTCACCCAGTGTGAAGAATGAGGAGCCTAATTCCCGTAGCTCCAACTCTCCAGGATATTTGCGGAACGTTGCAATGGCCAACAACGGGCACAATCCCGCTACCCCACAAGTGGCCGGTAACGGACACAAGCCAAAGATCAgcaaagaagcttcagacatttttttgagcttcGACGAGTCGCCTTCTCAGGGAGTTGGCAATTTGGATGTTTTTGATGTAAATAGTGACTTGCTCTGGAAAGACGTCGACAGTCTCATGAACGATTTTGGGTTCCATACCTAA